From Deltaproteobacteria bacterium:
CGCAGAGGAGTTGGCCGGTGATATAACGGGCATCGTCAGAAGCCAAGAAGACGAAGGGGGGAGCTATATCCTCGGCCTCGGCAAAACGTTTCAGGAGGATGCGACCCATATATATCTCTGAGAGTTTCGGATCAGTCCTGATCTTTTCCGTCATATCCGTTGCAACGATCCCCAGGGAGATGCAGTTCACGTTGACCCCATACCTAGCCAACTCCCTCGCCGCAGACTTGGTCAGAGCGATCACCCCCCCCTTGGCGGCACTGTAGTTGATTTGACCTACAGTACCAACAAGACCTGCTACGGAGGTGACATTAATGATGGAGCCCCTTTTTTGTTCCATCATATACTTACAGGCGGCCTGGATACAGAGCCAAGGGGCCTTGAGGTGGATATCTACCACAGCATACCATTGCTCTTCGGTCATCTTATGGAGCATGGACGGTCGGGTAAAGCCCGCATTGTTGACCAAGATATCTATCGTGCCAAACTCATCCACCGCGGCCTGGATTACCGCCTCTGCCCCCTTTTTGGTCGCTACATCGGCTTGTACAGCCACCCCTTTTCG
This genomic window contains:
- a CDS encoding glucose 1-dehydrogenase; its protein translation is MKLEGKAAVVTGGGRGVGRSISLAFAREGADIVVNYVSNPKTASEVVEGIKGLGRKGVAVQADVATKKGAEAVIQAAVDEFGTIDILVNNAGFTRPSMLHKMTEEQWYAVVDIHLKAPWLCIQAACKYMMEQKRGSIINVTSVAGLVGTVGQINYSAAKGGVIALTKSAARELARYGVNVNCISLGIVATDMTEKIRTDPKLSEIYMGRILLKRFAEAEDIAPPFVFLASDDARYITGQLLCVDGGYGMT